The Colias croceus chromosome 18, ilColCroc2.1 genome has a window encoding:
- the LOC123699942 gene encoding probable cardiolipin synthase (CMP-forming) encodes MMRFRTYKLYKELQSLYSKQFSSLTTLNTSNVYKQHYPRHPICVSSIVCLYSSDHKNSFQNIEKKAEALKDAFEQRREKIKDTEHKIRLKGVEIVRDLKQHKELTSQKLREKKDGFIKDIRETKAKVKEKLEGVVERENIFTVPNILCVMRIAMSPYLGYVILQDDYNLALGLLTFAGITDLLDGWIARNWEGQASKMGSFLDPMADKVLIATLFICLTWQNLIPLSLTLLIVGRDAALVAAGFVIRYISLPPPRTLSRYFDVTHATAQLAPTFISKVNTAIQLLLVGTTLASPVFGYVDHPALQVLFGVTATSTVISALSYLTSKDTYKVLKKKL; translated from the exons ATGATGAGATTCAGAACATACAAATTGTATAAAGAACTTCAAAGTTTGTATTCCAAACAATTTAGTTCCTTAACAACTTTGAACACTTCAAATGTTTATAAGCAGCATTATCCTAGACATCCGATATGTGTTTCATCAATAGTGTGTCTATATTCGTCAGATCATAAAAACTCCTttcaaaatatagaaaaaaaagcaGAAGCTTTAAAAGATGCATTTGAGCAAAGGAGGGAAAAAATTAAAGACACAGAACATAAAATTAGACTTAAAGGCGTTGAAATCGTTCGTGACTTAAAACAACACAAGGAATTAACAAGCCAAAAATTAAGGGAGAAAAAAGATGGttttataaaagatataaGAGAGACAAAAGCaaaagttaaagaaaaacttgAAGGAGTTGTTGAG agagaaaatattttcacagtTCCAAACATACTGTGTGTAATGAGAATAGCAATGTCTCCATATTTAGGTTATGTAATTTTGCAAGACGATTACAACCTAGCACTTGGATTACTTACATTTGCAGGTATTACAGACTTG ttgGATGGCTGGATAGCTCGTAACTGGGAAGGGCAGGCATCAAAAATGGGTTCCTTTCTCGATCCAATGGCAGATAAAGTCTTGATTgctacattatttatatgccTTACCTGGCAAAATCTTATTCCCTTATCCCTGACCCTTCTCATTGTGGGAAGAGACGCAGCTCTGGTTGCAGCCGGTTTTGTTATAAGATATATCAGTCTACCTCCACCA AGGACCTTGAGCCGCTATTTCGACGTGACACACGCAACAGCGCAACTGGCGCCCACATTCATAAGTAAAGTGAACACTGCAATACAACTATTATTG gTTGGTACAACTCTCGCATCCCCAGTATTTGGGTATGTGGACCATCCCGCTTTACAAGTTCTTTTTGGTGTGACTGCGACATCAACAGTCATTTCAGCACTTAGTTATCTAACTAGCAAAGATACATATAAAGTTCTCAAGAAGAAATTAtga